The window GGAGCTTGTAATCAAGATGCTTATCAAGCATCATTAGCTGTTGTTAAAAATCTTGGTGTTAGTTGAAATCCATTATTTATTTATGGAAATTCAGGACTAGGTAAAACGCATTTATTACATGCTGTAGAAAATGAAATTATTAAAAATAATCCTAATATTAAAATTCGCTATTTATCTTCAGAAGAATTTGGTCGCATGTTTTTAGAAATATATAATCATGGCATCGATGCGATTGAAGATTTTAAGGATTCTTTTAATAATTATCAAGTACTATTAATTGATGATATCCAATTATTAGCCAAAAGAAACAAAACTAATGAAATCTTTTTTAATATTTTTAATCGTTTTATTGATGACAATAAACAAATTATTCTAACTTCTGATAAATATCCTGATGAATTAGATGGTTTTGAACAACGGATGGTGTCACGATTTCAAAGCGGATTAAGTGTTTGTTTAGATGCTCCTGATTTTGAAACAGCTTTAAATATCTTAAATCTAAAAGTTAAAGAAGTTAATTATAATGCAACGGTTTTTGCCAAAGAAGTTTTAGAATTTATTGCCTTAAATTTTAATACTGATGTTCGGAAATTAGAAGGAGCTTTAAATCGGATGATTTTCTTCTCAGTGATGAACATTAGTGCTGAAAAAATAATTGAATTAGAAGATGTTAAAGAAGCATTTAAAAGTTCAAATATTATTATTGACAAGCGAGAAAAAATTACTATTAAAAAAATTAAACAAATTGTTGCCGAATATTATAATATTCCTGTTAAGTTGCTAATTAGTAAAACTAGAGTTGCAAACATTACGATTGCCCGTCATTTAGCAATGTTTTTAGCACGAACGCTTATTGATGAACCGTTTTCACGGATTGGGATTGAATTTGGTGGTAAAGACCATTCAACAGTAATGAATGCCTGTCAAAAAATTGAGATTTTAATTAAAAATAATAAAGAATTTGCTAAAGTAGTTCATTTGCTAATTGCTAAATGTCAAGGATAAACTTTTTTAAACCAAAAAAGTTATTAACAAAATTATCAACAAATTATTTTAATTTTGTCGAAAACTCTTGATAAAATAAAAAAAATCATCAACTTGATAATTTTAAAAGGCTTTTATGTAAAATTACTATTTTTACTTTAACTTTTTTATACATTAAAATATAATACCGCTGTTTGTTGGTTTGGAGTTAAACCCTTATGTTGGTATTTTCATTTTCAGAGATTTAAATAATTTTGAATATTAGTAAAACCTAAACCATGATAATGAATTAAGGCTTCTTTAAGACTAGATTGTAATTTACTGATTTTATTTAAGTTACGATAACTAGCTTCAGGATTAATTGTTGTTTTAGTTACACATAAAGTAGAATTTGTTTGTTTTGCTACTAAAAAATATAATTTTTGCATATCAGAAGTAATAATTGAATTTTCGTTAATTAATTCTTTGTTCATATTTTCAATAACTCATTAGACTTCTTGCAAAATTAATTTAAAATATAATTGAATTGTTGTTTTTAATAAAAAGGTGGAATTTAAATGAAATTTAAAAAAAATAATCAAATAAGTGATAAAAATTTTTTAAGATTAACTGGTATTAAACATACTACTTTTAATAAAATGCTAGAAATTTTAAAAATAGAAGAATTAAAAAAGAGATTTCGTCGCGGAAGAACCAATAAATTATCATTAGAAAATCGTATTTTAATGACTTTAGAATATTGAAGAGAATATAGAACTTATTTTCATATTGCAAAAAGTTATGATATTAGTGAAAGTAGTTGTTATAGAAATATCAAATGAATTGAAGACACTTTAATAAAACACCCTAATTTTCAACAACTTACTGGTCAAAAATCACTATTAAAAGATTATTTCAAAGATAAGACTGTTATAATTGATGTAACTGAAAGCCAAATCCAACGCCCAAAAAAAGACAAAAACAGCACTACTCAGGAAAAAAGAAAAAACACACAATAAAAACACAAGTTATAATTGAAAAAGATAGTAAAAAAATTATTAGTTCTGATTTTTCTTATGGTAAAAACCATGACTTTAAAATTTTAAAAGATTCAAAAATTAAATTTTTACCAGAAACAACTGTTTTAGTGGATTTAGGTTATCAAGGCATACAAAAAATTAATCATAATGTTTTAATTCCTAAAAGAAAATCAAAGAAAAACCCTTTAAATAAAGAAGAAAAGCAAAATAATGAGCGAATTT is drawn from Spiroplasma endosymbiont of Clivina fossor and contains these coding sequences:
- a CDS encoding transposase family protein; this encodes MKTQVIIEKDSKKIISSDFSYGKNHDFKILKDSKIKFLPETTVLVDLGYQGIQKINHNVLIPKRKSKKNPLNKEEKQNNERISKMRIVIENVFAILKKFKIISEKYRNRRKRFALRFNLIASIYNLQLLV
- the dnaA gene encoding chromosomal replication initiator protein DnaA, producing MSYKEMWEQVKTKLMGETIDPIIFNTYIKNTNIHSITNNNECIILVRSGFAKEILTKNLTNKIQIIINQVSNRQLSVKFLEQYEIENMPHQQYDECDDNLKSNKKKFTFTNFVKGACNQDAYQASLAVVKNLGVSWNPLFIYGNSGLGKTHLLHAVENEIIKNNPNIKIRYLSSEEFGRMFLEIYNHGIDAIEDFKDSFNNYQVLLIDDIQLLAKRNKTNEIFFNIFNRFIDDNKQIILTSDKYPDELDGFEQRMVSRFQSGLSVCLDAPDFETALNILNLKVKEVNYNATVFAKEVLEFIALNFNTDVRKLEGALNRMIFFSVMNISAEKIIELEDVKEAFKSSNIIIDKREKITIKKIKQIVAEYYNIPVKLLISKTRVANITIARHLAMFLARTLIDEPFSRIGIEFGGKDHSTVMNACQKIEILIKNNKEFAKVVHLLIAKCQG
- a CDS encoding transposase family protein → MKFKKNNQISDKNFLRLTGIKHTTFNKMLEILKIEELKKRFRRGRTNKLSLENRILMTLEYWREYRTYFHIAKSYDISESSCYRNIKWIEDTLIKHPNFQQLTGQKSLLKDYFKDKTVIIDVTESQIQRPKKDKNSTTQEKRKNTQ